In Lycium barbarum isolate Lr01 chromosome 9, ASM1917538v2, whole genome shotgun sequence, the DNA window CTAGACTAGACTGTCAGTGTCGTGTAGGAAAACCGTGTCGTCAACAATTGCAATGAGAGAATTGAAAACGAAAATTGCTTGTTTGTATTAACAGAGAATTGATTACAAGAGAGTTGGGGTGTTCGAGGGGGAGAGAACACCTTTGCAGAAGATTTGAATGCTTTTTGATTTCACCGACTAtatcccccctaataatgctttaaaaaaaataacccAAGTTACAAGAGTAGACATAAGAAAGCTAGAAAATCATAATACAAGAACAGgaagtaaactactctatatttaCATCAAAAGTGACCtaaactagagcaggtccattaCAGCATCTTCGGATCATGGCACTGCCGTGCGCACCGGGGTGCGGGCACGGTTGGGCGCGCTTGGGCGCAGGCTGTCGTGCGCAGGCGCTGGGGCGCTGGCACTGTCGTGCGCGCGCAGGCGCTGGCATCGGGCGCGCTGGGGCGCAGAGGGTCGGGCACTGCGCGCGGGCTGCCTGGCATGGGCACCTGGGCGCTGACTGCAGGCCAGCGTTGAGGGCGCTGCTTGCTGGTGGGCGCTTTGGGCAATGCCGACTGGTGGGCTCGGTCCTGAGCAAACGATGGGGCGACATTGGAATAGGCATTCTTGTCGCTTGGTGCGACCGAGACCACGGGGTCGTCCATGACACTGGGGCCATGGGGTGCGACCAAGGGGTCATTGGGCATGGCGGTAAAGCCACCCATGACAGTAACAAGTAAAACTTCAAAAGCATAAAGTGTACTTCTTaagtcttaatttttttttttatgttagttGCATTTGTTTTAGATAGAGTATGAAAGAATTGTGTGTTTTTTTTTCAAGTTATCTTTCTTAAAACGTTTCTCTTTTTTTCTACTTTTAATTGACAGGTTTTAAAGAATTTAGCAGATAGACTAAAACACAAGTAAATGATAAGCACGAGTTTTTAGTTTTTCCATTTGGCCTAATTTATAATTTTGATAGGCGACAGGTAACAATTCTGATGCGTACAagaaatttcttttattttttccaatTAAGTCTTTTTTATATATAACTAGTATGAAGTAAATTTAATATCCGTCTACACTAAGGTACCCCGCATTCAGTAAAATCCGTCAAAATACTTTTCATTTTCAAAGATGAACTAttagaagtaaaaaaaaaacctTCTTAATGATTTTAAATTTCATCTCCAAACTATATACATGGCTCTACCTCATTTCTCAATTTTTAACATAACAAAATAGTATTCTGAAATTAAATTAGCTAACTCACAAACACATATCTCTTCTCTGTAAACGTATTATTAGCCTTTTTTCCTTAATTTGGGGAATAATTACATATATTCTAGCTTATTTATTGAATTTATTACAATCTAATGACTAATTCTTAAATTCATCCATTATAAAAAGTACTTTGTTAAGTTCTCTACATAAGTCTAATCTATTTACATACCCCATCGCGACAAGTTTGCATATGGGCGAGAAAGGAGAATATATGTCATGTGAATTTAGCGATAAAGTTTGGGATTACTAGAATGGAATTtgaagagagagaaaatagaaAGGTGtacaaaggaaaaggaaaagaactACTAAATATTAGGGACTTTTATCCCATCAAAATCAATGACGAGTGCATTTAAttgatattttttctttttccaattttttcggtttctttttatttccttcttttagcccttttatttttactttataaagaaagatgaaaaatgTGAATCTTATGAACAAGTGTCGAGAAACCATACTAATGAGTAATGGCCTTAGAGGCAGAAAAAAAAGGAGGTCAAATCTCAGGTTTACGTCCCAAGATTTTAAAATTACCATTGTTTCTTTTTCATTAACTTTGTTTTTGATATTCTACCTTTCCAAGTTCACATATACTAACTTCTTAAATGAGTTGTTTCATATTTGATCTAATTTTTTTATAGGTTCTCTTTTCAGAAATTTATagaatatgtttgattaataaaaaataattttcttttataaaaGTAATGACATTagtattaaattttattttaattctttTTATAATCGGGCGAAGCGCCGACAAATACACTAGTTACTACTGGACCAGTAAATATTTGATGCAGTAGGCTTGAATCTCCTTTAACGCCTCAGCCTAGAAATATTTTCTCTTTCAACGTATTTTCACCATAATGACAAAACATAATTGTCATCAAGTAAAAAACTTATATTTGCTATAGAAGAATTGAATGCTGCGGGCGACCAACTTCCGTCAAAGTGACATTAATTAGCACCATTAGTTTATGGTTAGCGAATTAATTTATGAATTATGAGCATTTCATCAATCATCAGCAAAACATGTAAAATAATTGAAGAACCAATAGGCAatcaaaattttcttttcttctctCAATGGAAAGGCCAATCAGATTTCAAAGATGCTTCTATTTGTTGTAGAATCACCACTTGATCCTAAAGTCAAATTTCCAGTACCTGAGACAAAAGAGCGGTGCAATAATAATCCAAAAATTGCTAGTTACTATAACTCTATTGAATTTAAAAAGAAAGGGATTTTAGAAGGATTGTCGGGCATGACATATTTTCTTCCTCGAATTCTGGCACTGAATATAGTCAACCGAATATTCAGGTTATGTTAATTAATTTAATGTTGTTTCATGTCTTCTGTAAATAAAAAACATGCACCTCCGCCGTATGAACTGTATACATTAACCAGGAGGCAACGTTACCAAAGACTTCATACTTTAATCATTTTGCTTATTTATTTACTTACTCTGTATTTATTGCAGTATAATGAGAACCATCCAGGTTCGTTCACACTAAGTTCCAAAATATTAGTAGTAGAAGGCAAGTTGAGATAGTGATACTTCTTTTGTCAAAATTTGAGATAGTGATTGCTAAGTCGGTTTTTTTGGTTCACCGTGTATGTTTTTTTCGaaaaatatgaaagaaagaaaTAGACTTTGAAAGAGCAAAGTTCTTAAAAATTGTAAATTCAGTTTTGTACGTTACGTTTacgcaggggcggagccagcccttCGGGTGGGGGTTCGGctgaacccagtagcttttgtccgaaccatatatttgtattaaaatttttgttaaatatgtacaaattattaattaagaatccagtaactttaaagaattagaaccccgaacccaTAAGTTTCGAATCTTGGCTCCGCCTCTGCGTTTACGTGGATGGGTAATTCAGTTTGTTTATTTTCTTTCACTAATTATAGCGTATCCCCTAACTTTGGAGTGGGTAGCTTTGGGCCTTTGGCTTGGACTAATTTGAAGAAGGAAAGTTGGGTTAATACTCTTGAGTTAATTATACAAATGATCATCAAATTTATAGTAATTGCAATGCAAAAAAAGAATTAACAAATAAATTTGGTGACTTCGAAATCAACCTATCTAGTTTCATTTTCCATCAAAATTTTCTATGCTCTCAAGAACTGGGGAAATGGGGGAATAAATTGTGGCTTTAGTAGTTGGTTTTAGAGATATTCTAATTTTTTTCTCCGGAAGCAGCTATATACTACTTCATGAACAACATGATATGTCCAAAAGATCGATCCGCGTCATTTACAACTCAACTTGAGAATATCTTTTCCCAAGAAACATCTTGAACCAAACCAACTGAAAATTTAGCTAAAGCAATGCCCATAAGTCCCATGCCTTTCTTGGTCGGACCAACCCAACCGGCGATTTCTGACGAGTCTTTCTGAATTGGAACAGCAAGAAGCGCCCAAATCAGCTATATATTTGACACGAGTTTGCCGTAATGCTAAAACTATGGAAATATAGCATCCCACTTTTCTTTACTACCCAGGACTTCAATACATTTAGAAATTCGGTAGAAGAATCAAGTTTTTAGCATTAGGATTTCACACTTGAAGTTTCTAGCAACACAATTAAAATTTCTAAAAATATGTACAAAATCTAGATGATTAAGTGCTGAGGACATATGCAAAATATCTTCGCAATCAACATTCACATCCCACGCGGCTTTACTTTCGTTTTCAACATATCCACCACGCTTTTTGAATACGAATTGAAGGAGGGGAGGATGGAATTAAAGAGGGTAATGCGAGACTCGAAATAGGGAGGGCCTTTTAACTAAAACGGGTCGGGTATTTAATATTTTTGGGTTAGGGACAATTTGTTTAGTCTAAAAAGAGTTTTTAATGGTGAGATAATATTTTAAATCAGGTTTccgtatttaaaaaaaaaaaaaaaatctaagtttTGGCATGTAGGATTTTCGGTAGTACCTTGGTTGAATCCCGGCGAAATGAATTCTTTAGTCAGTATAATGAGAGTATAGTAATTTAATAATTACAAAAATTAGTTCGTTCACATTCCTGCAATTGTGAGTGTGGTGACCATTTATGTAATTACCTCATAGTCTCCCTGTTCTTAAACTAAAAATtaaagaaataaaataataataactaaATAATTAGAAGGGATGGGAAAAGCATGTGATTATGGGTTATGATGGTATATATAATGGTCCTATATGTACTAATGATGTTCTTTATCTTTTTTGGGTAGTTGGATGAAAGAAATTTAACATTCAAAGGTTAATCAAAATGCCAAAAGATTTTAAACACATCATtccaaaagaagaaaaagttCATGTTGCACGGATGTTTTTTCTTCTCATGGATAGTACTTGTTTTAGTGCACGAGTTTGAAAACTCAAAATTTGATAAAGGAACAATCGCTTGAAACTGAATTTGAATTTAGATTGTGAGttattctttttgtttttctatCAAATGTTCAATATCTATTTTGGGCTCTTGGCTAATTTGGATGCGCACAAAACCCATTAAATTAAAGAAGGAAGCTTTTCTACCAGATTTTTTTTCATATCAAGACTTAAGGTCTAACATTGAAAACTTTAGTTAAGAGTGATGAGATGGTAAAAATTATACACTAAATCAATAAATGTATGATATGTATTTTTACATAGAATTTTAGCACTTATTGGTTAATAAACATGCATTCTTAGCCAATTAAATCATTTAACCATAGTAAATTTATATAATTTCATGTAAACACTCATTATGTATTGATACGTATTTACCATGAATATCTATCCTACCCAAACCTTGGGTGATTGTAGTGTGTGGATTAGATTCAAGGTTGAGGAAAGCTTGAAATTAATAAGTAAATTTCACCATCAATGACCAGTTACTTGTCACAGCCAATAAAGAACACGTAACTATTTCTAGTCTTCGACATTAGTTAAGTTTTAAACTATCCCTACATGTTCAGCAAAGAAATGTGATTGTACTTGATAGAGAAGTAACCGGCAGGACTTACGAAAATGCTGGACGGAAACAAAAGACAACACTCAAATCAAGATAACAGAGATTGCCATCACTTGTCCCACGCCTTAGGAATAGGACCGTATGGTCTATTTAATTGGGTATGTATAGTTGTATACTTATATTGGAGTTTCAAATTTTTACATTTTATATTTTCTCTCGTTCCtatctttcttttgttcattttaTATTATTGACTTGGGTAAGTTTGTATACACATCACTCTCTCTAGATTCTTTTTGTGAGATTACACAATATATTGTTCTTCTTGTTGTTGCTGTTGCCCTGAGCATTAGAGATGTTAAAAATTGTGCTTTCTCATCTTGTTACTTGCCGCacatatttaaaaattgaataaagggacaaatttttaaaaatatacagATCAACATAAAATACCAAGCCTATGTAGCAATATTTTCATTTTATACAATATTATTCATGAGGAaaacattatacataatgtattaATTTTGTAGAAaaagtgtataaaaggtgtttatgtACAAATATGGACTAAATCGGataacaaaatcaaaatatggacTAAAGCGTGTAAATATTTTCTTCCAGGAAATATAGAGAGTAATTTTCTCTAATTACGTGAACCTTTCTCTTTACTATATTACTCCCCCTGTcgcaatttatatgacacttttcgtttttcgagatttaaactgcatgaattttgatcaacattttaagatgtatttttttcatcaaattgatatgagaaaagttacaaattataataattttaatgtaatttttaaatatataaattttaattttaaaatattaagttaacctaatctaatttaactttaaaatttaattaaattaatttttgaaaatCGAAAAGTGCCACGAGATCGAGATATCTGAAACGCAAGGGATACAACTATTGGACTATCAAATCAATTGGTCCACAAAGATCTCATCTAATCAGATCTGTCCACGTAGCGACATTCCAATTAGACAAGACTCCGAGTTTTTAGCATCCTTCTAGAGCATATATATACTCGACTACCTTACCATAATATTTCCGCCGTAAACAAACAACCACCACCACAAGCTACGGCAGCACCGCCACAGAACAATGGCGGCTCTATCTAATAATAACCAAGTATTGATATCTCTTCCACTGTCTTCATCTCAATCTGCAACTCCTCGAGTATTTAACCACCTCGGATTTTCTTACATTCGTCGGAGAGCTTATTTAAGGAAGTGGAAACTCTGGAGTGCACCAAAGCAATACAACTCTTCATCCTCTAGGTAATTCTCCAGATTATTATTACTCCGTCTGTTTCGATTTATTtgtcttattttcctttctagtctgtttaaaaaagaaatcaatctctctttttggCAACTTTTAGTTCCAATATTCccgtttaagatcacaagattaaaTAACAtttggcataatacataaacatacCCTTAAACTTAgtctcagctggcaagtatgcccttcaattttgggtgtgcacaaataggcacctcaacttgtctaAAGTTGAACATGTGAACACAAATGCTGGCGTGGCACTCAGTGATATAATTTTTGGAGGGCCACATCATTGCCATGTCAGTGTCATATTaacatttgtgtttacgtgtttaactttatacaagttgaggtgcctatttgtgcacacccaaagttggaggatGAGGTCAAGTTTAAGGGCCTGTTTATATATTAACATTTTGTTATATTCCACggatctttagtttaagaccacaagatttaaaagttttttactttcttaaactccaagGTCATTAAAACTAGACAAACAAGTTGAAACGAAGGACCAAACAAGTTGAAATGAAGGAGGATAACCCATTCTAATTTAAAGCAGCAAGTTGGATAATGGGCCTGCTATTCTTCTCCACTTAATTACCAGACTTTTCTCTGCGGCGTGGTTCAAACCTGTGATGGCGCCTAACCTACACGTTACATGCTGCGCTTATCACTAGACCAAAGCCCTAGGGGCAGTTGATCTATACTCTAAAAATTCTTAGAGTCAGAAACAGCCTCTATACCAAGGTAggggtaaagtctgcgtacaccCTCCCTAGACCACACTTGTGggaatacactgggtatgttgttgtatatacAACTTCATAGACACCTGCACATTATATAACTTGAATTTACATGGAGATGTTTTATCTAATGTAGTTTGTAATTTGATTATATCTTTTTATGAATCACCTAGAAATGTTAAAATTAATGTTTCAATTAATTTTGAAACAGTTAATCCGATAAAAGTTTCTTGAGTTTCGAAACTGAATGAGTGTGAATTTGAAGATACGTTCTTCATTGTTTCATTCTTTTACGTTTTAGGTTCGTGAAAGATATATTTTATTTTGTAATACTCATGAACCTATTAATAACTATTAGTTAATGAAACtcttctttttcaagactttTTTGCCTATAAATAGTGCTTAGTTTTCTTTGAAAAAAGGCAAGCACTTCAAAAACCATTTCCCCTAAAAACTTTGAGAGACAATGATCAAAAGGTGAAATTACAGATTCAAGAATAGAAGAGCAACTTTCTTGAATGCTACTTGTTGTGTGGCTAAGTTGAATCCCGAAGATagagttgttatttattcttccgtTTGCTCGTGGGAGAGATTCCAATTATCTTCAAAAACGTCTTGACGTGCCTCTAAGACAAGCAAGTACTATTTTGAGTTTCTAATATTGGTATCATCTGTACTCTAACAATTTGATGATATTTCAGTTCGAGCAGTTGGAAGATATTATTATCCTTGTTCCAACAAGAAATTCCAAGAGTACTCTCCTGTATAACCCCTAAATTGGAATTTAAGTGTAAACAGCTAATCAACACGTTCAGTGTACTGAACTTATATATTTACTGGTGACGGGCCTTGTTTAAGTGATGGAAAGTTCTCTATTCAAGTGTAGGATCAAAAGATTTCAGCTTGTGAGTGCTAAAAATTATGAAGCTGGACAGTCGGAGGATGCTGAGGAGATAATGCATAAGGCTTCCGATGATTTAACTGGTAATCTGGAAGATAAAACTGTTCCCCCAAGAAGTTCGCTTTTGGCAAAACTGGCAATAGCGCTAGGTATAGCTGCTACAGTTACATTCCTATCCATAGGTCTCAAGCAGCCTATTCAAGAATCAAATTTTGGGATTCAATATCTGGTTGATGGATCATCATCTTCCACAATTGCTACACCTGCTCCTGGTTTTTCTTTCAAAGCTTTTGGCTATAGAGTCATGCTGCCAGAATATGCTCCAGGGTAAGCAGCTATTTATCCTTGCGACTTTTCATATATCAGGGGTATCATCATGACCTAAGCAGAAAAAGGACCAACCTTATGGTCATTATACTTTTATTCTACCACTAGGATAGATGCTTAATAAAGTTAATATCTTGGAACTCTCATAATCTCATTATTAGCTATATTCAGATGTGATATTAAGCCCTTGTATTCTGATTCTTCAGATGGGTCTACTTTTGGCTTCTGATGGCAGCTGGTTTTGGACTTTTTATCAGTGAAGAGGCTTTGAATATATGGGTCCGTCTCCTATGCTGGTACTTTTGTTCATGAACTCCCCTGCTAATAAGTCTTCCAATTCATGGCTGTGTTGCAGATACTATAGTTTTCCTGTGTATTGATTTGACATTCCTTTCAAAATTAGGGTACgctgtctacatcacaccccttgagGTGCGACCCTTCCCCGGAACCTGTTAATGCGGGATGCTTTTTACACCGGCCTGCCCTTTTTATTCCTTTCAAAATTAACGACTTTAAAGTTGTTCTTTGGTGATGTGAGGAAAAAGTGATAGGCCAAGAGGGGAAAAGCGTTGTAAAGATGCTTTAAATTTTATAAAGTTAAAAAGCTAGAACCCTGTCTAGAAAAAGTTGAAATCTAGAAATATGCTGTTATATAGTGTCTTTGAATAGGCACTAAGTTGGCTTGTTATCCTTCTTTATGATGTTCACTATTAAAGTCAAATTCATTAACGAATGGTGTAGGTTGGAATCTCTATAGCACGGATGCTTGTTCTAGATGGGACGTGGCAATCACTAGCGAACTCCTTTTCCAGAAATGCTCCATATATAACATCCACTATTCTCTGGGTGTACTGGTCAGTTGAAACTGTGTCTTCTGAGTAATTTTGATGAATGCATGTTCATGTCAACCTTCCAAGTCTGCAGAATGCAcaccttctttttcttttgttgtatTCAAAGATTTTATGCACCTTCAGTGCCAGTAAAATTGCTTATGTAGAAACAGTGGTTCCCATAATGTTAACTTTTTGTGGATTCTGAATATTCAGGGGTGTTTGTCTCAGTGATATGATACCTTTTTATCTTGGAAAGCTTTTTAAGCAATCTGGTGCATCCAATGATGTTTACTCAAAGGTTTGTTTTGGCTACTAGCATTTCATTCATGTTCAAATATTCAGTCTCCTTGCCTTACTTTAAAAAATATACAAACTTGATTTTGGGAATTCAGATTCAGTTTGGTTGTAGTTAGGGATCGGAAATCAGAAGGTAAGAGATATTACAGACGCTGTACAGAAGTATGGGAATCTCATTGGTTTAGGTGAGTTCCACAAAGATACTAAATTTACTCCGAATTGTCTCTTGCCGTGTGAAATCTTTTAATTACCGTGAAACCTTTGTTTCCACCGATAGGGGCACCCTTTTTTTGTTGTGGATAACCGTGATGTTCGGTCCAATTTGtgtgcacctcgactaattctacGGGGTAGCTCCAAGGCTTTGataaatgagaagaaatcacctagtgtttttgcctTCACTAGGATTTGGACTTGaaacctcatggttctcaacccacttcattggaTACCGTACATTTATTACTATGATCACAATGTAGCATCAGTACTATCACATCTCTATGTTGGTGCCCGAAGGATATGATTTAATTATTTGTTAAGATTCTCTTTTTTCTGGAAATATTAGATCAAGATTAGTGCTCTACCTCAAAATTTATGCTATATCTTAAGAATTCGCATACATCTGGTCCATCTTTAtccttatgtatatatttatatatctcTAAACTTTCTCACATTCTAAAACAGTTGATGTTTCTTGTTATGGTATCAAATTTCTGGAAAATACTTGTCATAACTAATATGATGTTCTTGTTCCTTGAACTTCCTTAATTGCTTATTGGTTGATTTTCCTATGCTGATGCAGTGGAACGATTTTCTCTTGGAGTGAGAAATCCCACTGCTTTCCTGGCAGGGGCTCTGGTGAGTGATCTTTTTCTATTTTCCTTCTTAACATGCTGAGTATTAAATCAGCTTAACCCCCTTTTGCTACTTTCTTGTCCCTTTTTTGGGTACTACAAGTGTTGTGGTATGATATGCTTACCTACCGAACGAAAAGGTGTCAGATAAGCAGGGATGGTTAATTACAATGCTTAGAAGTTCTGATATTTCATTTCATCATTGAAACGATCGAAATATTTAGTGAAAAAGTTGTTATGAAGGTACAAGATGGACAAACCCCGCGACCCTCAGTTACAAAGTTCCTTTGCTATTTCTAAACCTACTCTGACTAGAATTTCAATCACTGCGAATGCAACACAACCTATTTCCTGCACGACTTTTCAGAAGTTCTAATACATTTTTGTAATAATTTTAGATTTCTTTCATCCTACATAAAAACACTACCGAAGAGGGAAAACACCTGCTGCAATCCACCACTAGGCACGTGTACCCCAGCACATGGAGTGCTTTtctgttacaacaacaacaacaacatacccaaggaaatcccacaaagtggggtctggggagggtagaatgtacgcagaccttacctctaccatggtagagaggctgtttccggtagaccctcagCATAGGAACCACATGGAGTGCTTTTCTGTTATAACTAATTATACAGAGCTGAAATAAGTGATCCTTGGTTTCTTAAGTAATCTGAAATTGGCCTGTCAAATGCCCTATTTTGGATGTTCATCCCAATAAAGTCGATTATAACATAAGTcataaagtgaaaccttttttgGGCATCTTATTCTCTCACCAAACCTTTTTTGGGCATCTTATTCTCTCACCAAAAGATTTTTCCACTCAAATCGGGGCTTTGCCTGCAGTTCATGCACTAGCAACTCAAAATTTGCCTAATCTTTGCGATTAAGTAAAGGGTGATACAGTAGCATCTATCAGTTTGGAGGCCTCAGTTTGTTTCACCGTTGCTTAACCGTTTTAGATTCACTGTATTTAATGATCGCATTTTGTTTCTAATTGTATCCTTAGATATTCGTTTACTTTTCTCCTACAAAATGTTATAACTATTAATGGTCCATCTCAAGATTCTTATGATGGTTATGTTGTAGCTATTACCTCATGGAGAAATGGTTAGCAACTCGGATGCATTCTCCCATGGTAAACATATATTTATACCGTTTTAATCATTTCTCTGCGCATATACATTGCAGGATGTATCACCAGAGTGTTTCTTTGCTGGTGTCTGTTGTGGTGGCTTCATAACTCTTCCAATTCAGGTTATTAGCCTTGTGCTTTACAAGCAACGGATTTCCAGTTTTAAGTGTGCTGCCGTTCATGCCTTcttatctctttttctttttctccaaaATGCAGTTGACAATTGGATTTTTACTAAGAGAGCGTCCAGTATTTGCAGTTGCAACCGTTGCTACTGTAGTGGTACAGCATAATTCTTCTGCTCTGCCCAATTTTGCATTTAATACCAAAGAATGAAAGAATCCAATCCTGATTCCTATTAACTGTGCAGGGAATCTGGACTGTGTTCCCCTACGCAGTGGCTGCCGTTACAGCATTATTCCTATATCTACGGCGCCAGTTTTCTGGTTAGGCCAACTCATTGCTTTTATGATTGGTTCACAAGTATTAAAGAATGTGGAGGTGAACACATGACTGCTCGCACTGATGCAAGCCTGGttgaatattgctattatttgTTCAAAATCAACCACGACTTCCGGTATCTTCCAAACCAAATTGATGGAAAAATCCTCGGAGATATTGTAAACTGATAAACTAATGTATAACTGATGAATTATTTGCCCACGGGTACTATTCTTT includes these proteins:
- the LOC132610089 gene encoding uncharacterized protein LOC132610089 isoform X1; translation: MAALSNNNQVLISLPLSSSQSATPRVFNHLGFSYIRRRAYLRKWKLWSAPKQYNSSSSRIKRFQLVSAKNYEAGQSEDAEEIMHKASDDLTGNLEDKTVPPRSSLLAKLAIALGIAATVTFLSIGLKQPIQESNFGIQYLVDGSSSSTIATPAPGFSFKAFGYRVMLPEYAPGWVYFWLLMAAGFGLFISEEALNIWVGISIARMLVLDGTWQSLANSFSRNAPYITSTILWVYWGVCLSDMIPFYLGKLFKQSGASNDVYSKLGIGNQKVRDITDAVQKYGNLIGLVERFSLGVRNPTAFLAGALDVSPECFFAGVCCGGFITLPIQLTIGFLLRERPVFAVATVATVVGIWTVFPYAVAAVTALFLYLRRQFSG
- the LOC132610089 gene encoding uncharacterized protein LOC132610089 isoform X2; protein product: MHKASDDLTGNLEDKTVPPRSSLLAKLAIALGIAATVTFLSIGLKQPIQESNFGIQYLVDGSSSSTIATPAPGFSFKAFGYRVMLPEYAPGWVYFWLLMAAGFGLFISEEALNIWVGISIARMLVLDGTWQSLANSFSRNAPYITSTILWVYWGVCLSDMIPFYLGKLFKQSGASNDVYSKLGIGNQKVRDITDAVQKYGNLIGLVERFSLGVRNPTAFLAGALDVSPECFFAGVCCGGFITLPIQLTIGFLLRERPVFAVATVATVVGIWTVFPYAVAAVTALFLYLRRQFSG